The segment GCATTTCAACAGCTTAATCTACGCTCACCGACCCTATCACGACACGCCGTGAATAATCCGGGCTAGAAGAGATCATTGTAGACGAGCGGCGCAATGCCTTTGAGAGCGGCCTTGTCGACGCGGTTAAACGAACGACCGGCAGCTGGCGTCAATTTTGGATTGGAGTTGCTGCTGGTTTTGTAAGCGCTCTTCTGTTCGCTATTTTGATTGTCGTTGTGGCCATTATAGTAATTGATGGTCGATCCGTCGTTGATCTTGTAAAAGAACTTCCGATTGATCATGTGGAGCAACAAGCACCCGAATAGGACGAGAAGCATGGCACATCGAACTACCAACCGAGAAGTCACCAGCAAACGCGCCGCAACAGCAGCGTCAAAGGTTCTTCGAAATCCAAATGCCAGCAAGGCGGCGAAGTCGGCAGCCGGATCAGCTCTGACCCAAAGGCCCAACCGGCCTACGAAAAAAAAATAGACTGGGCTGCGTTCTCGGTAAGCTTCAACACGAATGCCCAATTTATGATGGCACCGTAATTTTAGACTTTTGCCCGTAACCCATTGATACTATGTGGGACAATATGGGCGAAAAAGTCTAAAAATTGAGGCTGGAAGCCAAAGCCCATGACCTTCTAAGCCGTAGGTCCCAGGTTCGAATCCTGGAGGGCGCGCCAATTGTTTCAGTCAATTTTTTCAATGGCCTAGCCGGAGGATTGTCATGCTTGAAGCTTTAGTCGAACATCATTTTCTGAGCACCAACGGCATTAGCCCCAACAATGATGCGCTGCCTTTGATTCTTTATAAGGGCGCGGTGAAGCTGACCGGCGACGAGCCGGAAAGCGACGTTGAAAAAGTCTTTTGGGGAAATGATTGGGGCAACGGCTTTCGCGGCGATACTTTCGCTTTTCATCATTATCATTCCTCGGCCCATGAAGTGGTGGGCTGCGCGCGTGGTTCTGCGCAAGTGCAGTTCGGCGGACCGCAGGGTCCGGTTTTCGAATTTAAGGCCGGTGATGCCGTCCTCATTCCAGCCGGCGTTGTCCATCGCCGGCGCGACGATGCGCCAGGCTTCATGAGTATCGGTGCTTATCCGCCTGGCCAGACTCCGAATTTGTGCGTTTTTTCCGAAGCCGATGCGCGCACCGCCCGGCAAACTCCTGGTGTCGGCGATCTGGAAGTTATGGCCGTTGGCGAGAACGAACTCGCGGACGTCATGGCCCGCATTGCGCAAATTCCCCTGCCGCAAACCGATCCCATCGCCGGCGCCAATGGTGGCCCGGTCTCGACGCTTTGGCTTAACGGCAAATAGCGGCACGAACGCCAGATACTGGCAACATGCGCCTCATTAATGGTGCTTGTCATTGCGGCAACATCCGCTTCACGTTTCAAATTCCGGAGCCTGAAGGCGCTATTCCAGTGCGCGCCTGCGGCTGTAGCTTTTGCCAAAAGCATAGCCGGATATACACCTCGCACCCGGCCGGGGTGTTGGCGGCTCGTATTGCAGATGCGGCACTGGTGGAGCGCTACCGGTTCGGCACCGAGACGGCGGATTTCTACATTTGCCGAAGCTGTGGCGTCGTTCCGTTTGTCACGAGCACGATCGATGATGCCGTTTTCGCGGTAGTGAACGTCAACAGCTTCGAGGGCGTTGACCCAGCGGACCTCGACTCATCGCCAAGCGATTTTGACGGTGAGAGCGTTGACTCGCGTTTGTCCCGACGCCAGCTAAATTGGATTCCGAGCGTCACGATCGCGGCGGCGGATGGCTGACAAAAGAAGCTGATTGCGGCGCAGTCCTGCCAAGCTAATGGCGTTCAAGGCCACCATGTCGCGCATATATAAATTCCACATATCGAAATTTTCTTTGTTACCCGGCGCTAACGCGGCCGCGCAATATCCGCCGGAGGTTTGACCAGAGGATCTCCGACGGACGGCCCAAAAGCGCCGTGCGAACGCCGGCCGAGATGACGTGGCGTGGGCCACTCAGTCCGTGGTGATGTGGCTGCAAAGCAAAGGGCGCCTGAATCGTCAATGAAAAGCGCGTGGCGGCGGGCGCGGCCTGACCCGCTGCGGCATCGCGCTCCATGTTGGCGAGGTGCAATACGGTGATATTGGTGGTGAGGGCAGGCTCGACTTCACGGTAATCGGTCGGGCGGTCAATTTGGCCAGCCTGGTCGAACAATTCTGCGGCCAACTCAGCGAAGATTTTCTGCTGACCGGCGATTTCGTAGCGGAATGCTGGATCGCCTGCACGCTCGTGGGCAGCATCGCGCTGAAAGGAATCGCCGCGAAACAAACGGTCTACGTGCCGGATTGATTTATATCGGCGCCTGGTCGGGAGCGGGACTGAGCGTAACACCAATGATACGCCAGTCGCCGCTGGTCTGGCGCTGGAGCGCATAGCGCGCCAACACGGTCACGCCGTTTTCTCCGGTCAAGATTAACGGCTGCATGAATTGGTCGCCGACGGCGACGGGCTCGAGATATTCGATATAACGCGGCCGGTACACCGGGGCATATTGCTCGCGCACCATTGCCATGAATATTTCCGGCGTGGCGAAGATATTCCGGATGCTGGGCGCCGCGAAGGCAAGCGCCGCCTCGCCGTCGTCCCGCTTGAAGGCTTCCATCTGCGCCGAGATTACCGCCTGCGCACCTGCGATGTCGGCCTTGGCCGGAGCATCCTCCGCACGAAGACTCGCGGATAGCAGGGCAACGCAAAATATCAACAC is part of the Pseudomonadota bacterium genome and harbors:
- a CDS encoding cupin is translated as MLEALVEHHFLSTNGISPNNDALPLILYKGAVKLTGDEPESDVEKVFWGNDWGNGFRGDTFAFHHYHSSAHEVVGCARGSAQVQFGGPQGPVFEFKAGDAVLIPAGVVHRRRDDAPGFMSIGAYPPGQTPNLCVFSEADARTARQTPGVGDLEVMAVGENELADVMARIAQIPLPQTDPIAGANGGPVSTLWLNGK
- a CDS encoding DUF4864 domain-containing protein, encoding MHHLIRKFAVLIFCVALLSASLRAEDAPAKADIAGAQAVISAQMEAFKRDDGEAALAFAAPSIRNIFATPEIFMAMVREQYAPVYRPRYIEYLEPVAVGDQFMQPLILTGENGVTVLARYALQRQTSGDWRIIGVTLSPAPDQAPI